One window from the genome of Cucumis melo cultivar AY chromosome 10, USDA_Cmelo_AY_1.0, whole genome shotgun sequence encodes:
- the LOC127151170 gene encoding uncharacterized protein LOC127151170 encodes MTSATLNMLAADKLNGNNYASWKNTINTVLIIDDLRFVLVEECPQVPAANATRTVREPYERWAKENEKARAYILASLSEVLAKKHESMLTAREIMDSLQEMFGQASYQIKHDALKYIYNARMNEGASVREHVLNMMRVSCNLEAMLL; translated from the exons ATGACGAGTGCTACTTTGAATATGCTGGCTGCTGATAAACTTAATGGCAATAATTATGCATCTTGGAAAAATACTATCAACACTGTGCTAATCATCGATGACCTTAGATTTGTCCTAGTTGAGGAGTGTCCTCAAGTCCCAGCTGCTAATGCAACTCGAACTGTTCGAGAACCATATGAGCGTTGGGCCAAGGAAAATGAAAAAGCCCGAGCATACATCTTGGCAAGCTTATCTGAAGTATTGgccaagaaacatgaatcaatgCTCACTGCTCGTGAGATTATGGACTCCTTGCAGGAGATGTTTGGTCAGGCCTCTTATCAGATCAAGCATGATGCTCTGAAATACATTTATAATGCCCGTATGAATGAGGGAGCCTCAGTgcgagaacatgttctcaatatgatg AGAGTTTCCTGCAATTTAGAAGCAAtgctgttatga